A genomic segment from Deinococcus sp. YIM 77859 encodes:
- a CDS encoding tetratricopeptide repeat protein, with protein MHLPLAELPPHLQWRLRSWQADAEENLGHPQEAAHLYAEAAHHAQGLHRAVMLQEQAALLLQLGQAEAAVQALDQARPLYTGRDPEEALNQATWHYLYAQAQLHLGRPEEALRSIREADRLEREHGDPSYGVALVWGQVMTHLGQQEEALRHFERALSLAGEADRSYAQHELGVALLDLDRPLEARERLEAVLADPDYPYRPEVLADVAECDYRLGRLQEAQMAAEQALAQGAVIPASMVLGNVAFDYYHLDEALDHYERVVREAAAGSRDWITGHQMAADVMAQQGFRDPAAAYAHAQQALEYTPESDDWYSTLSDHLKKAEALMGERSGRMLN; from the coding sequence GTGCACCTGCCGCTGGCGGAGTTGCCCCCGCACCTCCAGTGGCGGCTCAGAAGCTGGCAGGCCGACGCCGAGGAGAACCTGGGCCACCCACAGGAGGCGGCGCACCTGTACGCAGAAGCCGCGCACCACGCCCAGGGGCTTCACCGCGCGGTGATGCTCCAAGAACAGGCTGCCCTCCTGCTGCAACTCGGCCAGGCCGAGGCAGCGGTGCAGGCGCTTGACCAGGCCCGGCCCCTGTACACCGGACGGGATCCGGAAGAGGCCCTCAACCAGGCCACCTGGCACTACCTGTACGCCCAGGCCCAACTCCATCTGGGACGGCCAGAAGAGGCGCTCCGCAGCATCCGCGAGGCGGACCGGCTGGAACGTGAGCACGGTGATCCCAGCTACGGCGTGGCGCTGGTCTGGGGACAGGTGATGACGCACCTCGGTCAGCAGGAGGAGGCCCTGCGGCACTTCGAACGGGCGCTTTCTCTGGCGGGCGAGGCGGACCGCTCCTACGCCCAGCACGAGCTGGGGGTAGCCCTGCTTGACCTTGACCGGCCTCTCGAAGCCCGCGAGCGTCTAGAAGCGGTCCTCGCAGACCCCGACTATCCCTACCGCCCGGAGGTGCTGGCGGACGTCGCCGAGTGCGACTACCGCCTAGGCCGCCTCCAGGAGGCGCAGATGGCCGCCGAGCAGGCGCTGGCGCAGGGAGCGGTGATCCCGGCCAGCATGGTCTTGGGCAACGTGGCCTTTGACTACTACCACCTCGACGAGGCGCTTGACCACTACGAGCGGGTGGTCCGCGAGGCAGCGGCGGGCAGCCGCGACTGGATCACCGGCCACCAGATGGCCGCCGACGTGATGGCCCAGCAGGGCTTCCGCGACCCCGCCGCCGCCTACGCCCACGCCCAGCAGGCCCTGGAATACACCCCCGAGAGTGACGACTGGTACAGCACCCTGAGTGACCACCTCAAAAAGGCCGAGGCGCTGATGGGCGAGAGAAGCGGGCGGATGCTGAATTAG
- a CDS encoding ABC transporter substrate-binding protein, with translation MKKTLLLTLLAGALGTASARDLAAIKASGTLVVGTEPTYAPFTYTQGKKIVGFEAELAEALAGRMGLKVEWKPSAFDTLLIGLNQDRFDLVISSHGITPERQKAVDFASPHYCSGGVILARAGGPLTVAALKGKTVAVQLGTTYAQRAEKLPGLGSVKTYPTNADALQMLLSKRVDAFITDRFVAIEGRKKFPQAGLKLGEMLFQEKIGIAVKKGNTSLRNAINQALAGMMKDGSYQKLSEKYFGEDIRCK, from the coding sequence GTGAAGAAGACTCTTCTGCTCACTCTCCTGGCGGGTGCCCTGGGCACCGCCTCCGCACGAGACCTCGCGGCGATCAAGGCGTCCGGCACGCTGGTCGTGGGCACCGAACCGACCTACGCGCCCTTCACCTACACGCAGGGCAAGAAGATCGTGGGCTTTGAGGCCGAACTGGCCGAAGCCCTCGCGGGGCGCATGGGCCTGAAGGTCGAGTGGAAACCCAGCGCCTTCGACACACTGCTGATCGGCCTGAACCAGGACCGCTTCGACCTGGTGATCTCCAGCCACGGCATCACCCCCGAACGGCAGAAGGCGGTGGACTTCGCGAGCCCCCACTACTGCTCGGGCGGCGTGATCCTTGCCCGTGCCGGGGGGCCCCTCACCGTCGCCGCGCTGAAGGGCAAGACGGTCGCCGTACAACTGGGCACCACCTACGCGCAGCGCGCCGAAAAGCTCCCCGGCCTGGGCAGCGTGAAGACCTACCCCACCAACGCCGACGCCCTGCAAATGCTGCTGTCGAAGCGGGTGGACGCCTTCATCACCGACCGCTTCGTCGCCATCGAGGGCCGCAAGAAGTTTCCCCAGGCCGGGCTGAAACTGGGCGAGATGCTCTTTCAGGAAAAGATCGGCATCGCCGTGAAAAAGGGCAACACGTCGCTCAGGAACGCCATCAACCAGGCCCTGGCGGGGATGATGAAGGACGGCAGCTACCAGAAGCTCTCGGAGAAGTATTTTGGGGAAGACATCCGCTGTAAGTAA
- a CDS encoding glutamine--tRNA ligase/YqeY domain fusion protein, producing MTAPDTSSDPAARSPGPRVAPNFITEIIERDLREGKYPQVVTRFPPEPNGYLHLGHTFASFLDFQTAVQYGGRYHLRLDDTNPEGESMEFAQAIQDDLRWLGWDWGEHLYYASDNFERYYEYAEHLIRLGKAYVDSVSSEEMARLRGDATTPGTPSPYRDRSVEENLDLFRRMRAGEFPDGAHVLRAKIDLASPNMKLRDPVLYRILHASHYRAGDAWCIYPMYDFQHPLQDALEGVTHSMCSLEFVDNRAIYDWLMETLGFTPRPHQYEFGRRGLEYTVTSKRKLRQLVHEGYVTGWDDPRMPTLRAQRRLGVTPQAILAFASQIGVSRTNRTVDISIYENAVRNDLNHRAPRVMAVLEPLRVVIENLPAGETRTLSLPYWPHDVIRESPDGLVALPTGERVLPEQAVRDVPLTRELYIEREDFSLDPPRGYKRLTQGGTVRLRGAGIIRAEGVETDEAGNVTLVRATLLGEDAKAAGVIHWVSAEHALPAEFRLYDRLFRVPNPEGDAPDDIAPDFDPERMSHENEAAPVDTSFLRHLNPHSRRVTHGWVEPSVARDPQDTRYQFERQGYFWRDPVDSREDALVFGRIITLRDTWAKEVQKTERQSPAGERRGQRAEKPQPSAGGGQVTPLTPEQEDERVRLTALGVSEGDARTLVRDVGLGAFFAQANAGEHAAQVAAWVVNDLAPGLRSGESRLSAADLPPLAALLAEGQISTRIAKDVLLRAAETGEAPAAIVEREGLRVVTDAEAIERAVQEVLRAHPDKVAAYRGGKTGLLGFFTGQVLRATGGKADPNIVGQKLAEALGGP from the coding sequence ATGACGGCGCCCGACACCTCTTCTGACCCGGCAGCCCGCTCCCCCGGCCCACGGGTGGCCCCCAACTTCATCACCGAGATCATCGAGCGTGACCTGCGCGAAGGCAAGTACCCGCAGGTCGTGACGCGCTTTCCGCCCGAGCCGAACGGCTACCTGCACCTGGGCCATACCTTCGCCTCCTTTCTCGACTTTCAGACCGCCGTGCAGTACGGGGGCCGCTACCACCTGCGGCTCGATGACACCAATCCCGAAGGCGAAAGCATGGAATTTGCGCAGGCGATTCAGGACGACCTGCGCTGGTTGGGCTGGGACTGGGGCGAACACCTGTACTACGCTTCAGACAACTTCGAGCGCTACTACGAGTACGCCGAGCACCTCATCCGCCTGGGCAAGGCGTACGTGGACTCGGTCAGCAGCGAGGAGATGGCCCGGCTGCGCGGCGACGCGACCACACCCGGCACCCCCAGCCCCTACCGTGACCGCAGCGTCGAGGAGAACCTCGACCTTTTCCGCCGCATGCGCGCGGGCGAGTTTCCCGACGGGGCGCATGTGCTGCGCGCCAAAATCGACCTCGCAAGCCCCAACATGAAGCTGCGCGATCCGGTGCTGTACCGCATCCTGCATGCCTCCCACTACCGAGCGGGGGACGCTTGGTGCATCTATCCCATGTACGACTTTCAGCATCCCCTTCAGGACGCGCTGGAAGGCGTTACGCACTCCATGTGCAGCCTGGAATTCGTGGACAACCGGGCGATCTACGACTGGCTGATGGAGACGCTGGGCTTCACGCCGCGTCCGCACCAGTACGAGTTCGGGCGGCGCGGGCTGGAATACACCGTCACCAGCAAGCGCAAGCTGCGCCAGCTCGTGCACGAGGGGTATGTGACGGGCTGGGACGACCCCCGAATGCCCACCCTGCGTGCCCAGCGGCGGCTGGGGGTAACGCCGCAGGCCATCCTGGCCTTTGCCTCGCAGATCGGTGTGAGCCGCACCAACCGCACGGTGGACATCAGCATCTACGAGAACGCGGTGCGAAACGACCTCAACCACCGCGCGCCGCGCGTGATGGCGGTGCTGGAGCCGCTGCGGGTGGTGATCGAGAACCTGCCCGCCGGGGAGACCCGCACCCTTTCCCTTCCGTACTGGCCCCACGACGTGATTCGCGAGTCCCCGGATGGGCTGGTGGCGCTGCCGACCGGCGAACGCGTCTTGCCCGAACAGGCGGTGCGCGACGTGCCCCTCACCCGCGAACTCTACATCGAGCGCGAGGACTTTTCTCTCGATCCTCCCAGGGGCTACAAGCGCCTGACCCAGGGAGGCACAGTGCGGTTGCGCGGGGCAGGCATCATCCGTGCCGAAGGGGTAGAGACGGACGAGGCGGGCAACGTCACCCTCGTGCGGGCGACGCTGCTGGGTGAGGACGCGAAGGCGGCGGGCGTCATCCACTGGGTGAGCGCCGAACACGCCCTTCCCGCCGAGTTCCGTCTGTATGACCGCCTCTTTCGCGTCCCCAACCCGGAAGGGGACGCCCCCGACGACATCGCCCCTGACTTCGACCCCGAGCGCATGAGCCACGAGAACGAGGCGGCTCCGGTGGACACCAGCTTTTTGCGCCACCTCAATCCCCACAGTCGGCGCGTGACACACGGCTGGGTGGAACCCAGCGTCGCCCGCGACCCGCAGGACACCCGCTACCAGTTCGAGCGCCAGGGGTACTTCTGGCGCGATCCGGTGGACAGCCGGGAAGACGCGCTCGTGTTCGGGCGAATCATCACGCTGCGCGACACCTGGGCAAAGGAGGTGCAGAAGACCGAACGGCAAAGCCCCGCGGGAGAGCGCAGGGGGCAGCGGGCGGAAAAGCCGCAGCCGAGTGCCGGGGGGGGACAGGTCACGCCGCTGACCCCCGAGCAGGAGGATGAACGCGTTCGCCTCACCGCCCTGGGCGTTTCCGAGGGGGACGCGCGCACGCTCGTGCGGGACGTGGGTCTGGGTGCCTTTTTTGCTCAGGCGAATGCTGGGGAACACGCCGCGCAGGTGGCCGCCTGGGTGGTCAATGACCTCGCGCCCGGCCTGCGCTCGGGTGAAAGCCGCCTCAGCGCCGCCGACCTGCCGCCGCTGGCCGCGCTGCTGGCGGAGGGGCAGATCAGCACCCGCATCGCCAAAGACGTCCTGTTGCGCGCGGCGGAGACGGGGGAAGCGCCCGCCGCCATCGTGGAACGCGAGGGCCTGCGCGTCGTCACCGATGCGGAAGCCATCGAAAGGGCAGTTCAGGAGGTGCTGCGGGCCCATCCCGACAAGGTGGCGGCGTACCGGGGAGGCAAGACGGGGCTCCTGGGCTTTTTCACCGGACAGGTGCTGCGGGCCACGGGCGGCAAAGCAGACCCAAACATCGTCGGGCAGAAGCTGGCGGAGGCGTTGGGTGGTCCCTGA
- a CDS encoding GNAT family N-acetyltransferase translates to MSTAVTVRRVTDPHDPALAAFGRIQQDSYYAPDMLIPPAAFPYLVAGGGRGPREDRILVAEDAGGRVLGGTVYHLLPEAGFSSFLAVTREARGQGLSRALHQARLEEVRARGLAGLFADSVFPGRQSAADRAAEARTGMDPLARRRALHALGYRTVDVPYWQPVGGPDGGPLTDLDLLYHPLSGADTVPTALVAGTLRAYWTAWLGPQRAQREAEALAKRAGSDALALLPATETPGYWRKG, encoded by the coding sequence ATGAGCACGGCCGTCACTGTTCGCCGCGTCACCGATCCCCATGACCCGGCCCTCGCGGCCTTTGGGCGGATTCAGCAAGACAGCTACTACGCCCCCGATATGCTGATTCCCCCCGCCGCCTTTCCGTACCTCGTGGCGGGTGGGGGGCGCGGCCCGCGCGAGGACCGCATCCTGGTCGCCGAGGACGCCGGGGGCCGAGTGCTGGGCGGCACGGTCTACCACCTCCTGCCGGAAGCGGGCTTCAGCTCCTTTTTGGCGGTGACGCGGGAGGCGCGGGGCCAGGGCCTCAGCCGCGCGCTACACCAGGCCAGGCTGGAGGAGGTGCGGGCGCGCGGCCTCGCCGGCCTTTTTGCCGACAGCGTCTTTCCGGGCAGGCAAAGCGCGGCCGACCGCGCGGCAGAGGCGCGCACCGGCATGGACCCCCTCGCTCGGCGGCGCGCCCTGCACGCCCTGGGCTACCGCACGGTAGATGTGCCGTACTGGCAACCCGTCGGCGGCCCGGATGGCGGTCCCCTCACGGACCTCGATCTGCTGTATCACCCGCTGAGCGGCGCGGACACCGTGCCCACCGCCCTGGTGGCCGGCACCCTGCGCGCCTACTGGACCGCCTGGCTTGGCCCTCAGCGCGCCCAGAGGGAAGCAGAAGCCCTCGCGAAACGAGCCGGCAGCGACGCCCTGGCCCTGCTTCCCGCCACGGAAACGCCGGGGTACTGGCGCAAGGGGTAA
- a CDS encoding multidrug DMT transporter, whose protein sequence is MDTLLKKAGAMLAHLDLFTHMLHLRGLLQLAAHMEERGDRVTLISPEAITLVGTDMASAPSVTTSKGATIEAGHAYRLLRTLKGHDAPEYAVTREELGALNARAVADLEASDAMRAFGETLARIGVPAVGGAVPAEGAPERPGRSRRAPEGEGGSEQPAA, encoded by the coding sequence ATGGACACTCTGCTGAAAAAAGCCGGGGCGATGCTGGCCCACCTGGACCTCTTCACCCATATGCTTCACCTGCGGGGGCTTTTGCAGCTTGCGGCGCACATGGAGGAACGCGGCGACCGGGTCACCCTGATTTCACCGGAGGCCATCACCCTGGTGGGCACGGACATGGCGAGCGCCCCCAGCGTCACCACCAGCAAAGGGGCCACCATCGAGGCGGGTCACGCCTACCGGCTGCTGCGCACCCTCAAGGGCCACGACGCGCCGGAGTACGCCGTCACCCGTGAGGAACTCGGGGCCCTGAATGCCCGAGCCGTTGCCGACCTCGAAGCCAGCGACGCGATGCGTGCTTTCGGGGAAACGCTGGCCCGGATCGGTGTTCCTGCGGTTGGCGGTGCCGTTCCGGCTGAGGGGGCACCCGAACGGCCTGGCCGCAGCCGCCGCGCGCCGGAAGGAGAAGGGGGCAGCGAGCAGCCCGCGGCGTAG
- a CDS encoding S1C family serine protease, protein MNAIRKAALRGLTLLLLLGSGAAQMPSASAPAPLPTRSAAPQTAPQPLSVTETATLRALFQKLRPAALRIEACPPNDCRNPDGVGSAFLIGDGYALTAYHVVFAAKSLSAVTLDRKRYAVEVVGYDDQSDLALIRVNVPSGTPFLPLASGRPQVGEPALAIGNGGGAFLTLKTGRLTGLNADAGRADFPPGTLEMNVQLVPGDSGGPVLNARGEVIGVVSYISVTRGNSITSYAVPVTQDDATLAQLRQGVKREAPVIGIGLDPRLNFVFALTAEEFLTLNRASNLGLGDTPGAFFTSVEPGSPAERAGLQPLNYDASGKKISGDIVTAVNGQRVLNFSDFQYAVRRYQPGETITLTVLRGGQQLQVQLTLAPRSRLRS, encoded by the coding sequence ATGAATGCCATTCGGAAAGCTGCCCTGCGGGGGCTGACACTCCTGCTGCTGCTGGGAAGCGGGGCTGCGCAGATGCCCTCCGCTTCTGCCCCTGCGCCCCTCCCCACTCGGTCCGCCGCACCACAGACGGCGCCCCAGCCCCTCAGCGTGACCGAGACGGCTACCCTGCGCGCCCTGTTCCAGAAACTGCGTCCGGCTGCGCTGCGGATCGAGGCCTGTCCCCCCAACGACTGCCGCAATCCGGACGGCGTGGGCAGCGCCTTTCTGATCGGGGACGGGTATGCCCTGACGGCCTACCACGTGGTGTTTGCGGCCAAGAGCCTGAGCGCGGTCACCCTCGACCGCAAACGCTATGCCGTGGAGGTGGTCGGCTACGACGACCAGTCGGACCTCGCCCTGATTCGCGTGAATGTTCCTTCCGGAACGCCCTTTCTGCCGCTGGCAAGCGGGCGTCCCCAGGTGGGGGAACCGGCCTTGGCGATCGGGAACGGTGGCGGCGCGTTCCTGACCCTCAAAACAGGCCGCTTAACCGGCCTCAATGCCGACGCGGGCCGCGCCGATTTTCCGCCCGGCACGCTGGAGATGAACGTGCAGCTCGTGCCCGGCGACAGTGGCGGTCCGGTGCTTAATGCGCGGGGCGAAGTCATCGGTGTGGTGAGCTACATCAGCGTAACGCGCGGAAACAGCATCACGTCCTACGCCGTGCCCGTGACCCAGGATGACGCCACGCTCGCCCAGCTCCGCCAGGGGGTCAAGCGGGAGGCGCCCGTGATCGGAATCGGCCTAGATCCGCGCCTGAACTTTGTGTTCGCCCTCACCGCCGAGGAGTTCCTCACCCTCAACCGCGCGTCGAATCTCGGTCTGGGGGACACGCCGGGCGCCTTTTTCACCAGCGTAGAACCCGGGAGCCCGGCCGAGCGTGCGGGCCTGCAACCCCTCAACTACGACGCCAGCGGCAAAAAGATTTCTGGTGACATCGTCACGGCCGTCAATGGCCAGCGGGTCCTCAATTTCTCTGACTTCCAGTACGCCGTGCGCCGCTACCAACCGGGCGAAACCATCACCCTCACCGTCTTGCGCGGCGGCCAGCAGCTACAGGTGCAGTTGACCCTGGCCCCCCGCTCTCGGCTGCGCAGCTGA
- a CDS encoding XRE family transcriptional regulator, with protein sequence MNRTPPEQPDLAAWLRERRRALGLRQDEVARRTVQHGGEGGRLTQPHLSRLERGTRALASLTPARQDALRRALEISASEWVARTGLPLLAPAGGDLLAALELFRVPVRALATAGLPLSEDPSSVIDIELVPAREHRPGMLVLEVQGDSMTEPGGGGIRPGDRIYVDPGDLDLREGRVYVLHVPGLGLTVKRLRRYGEHLWLTSDNPDHPPVRPEEATLVGRVYYHQPRGTRL encoded by the coding sequence ATGAACCGCACCCCACCCGAACAGCCGGACCTGGCTGCCTGGCTGCGCGAACGCCGCAGGGCACTGGGCCTTCGCCAGGACGAGGTTGCACGCCGAACGGTGCAGCACGGCGGGGAGGGAGGCCGCCTGACCCAGCCACACCTCAGCCGCCTAGAACGGGGCACACGGGCCCTGGCTTCCCTGACACCCGCGCGGCAAGACGCGCTGCGCCGCGCCCTGGAGATCAGCGCGAGTGAGTGGGTGGCCCGCACGGGGTTGCCGTTGCTGGCGCCCGCGGGCGGCGACCTGCTCGCTGCCCTCGAACTGTTTCGGGTGCCGGTCCGCGCGCTCGCCACGGCGGGCCTGCCCCTCAGCGAGGACCCGAGCAGTGTGATCGACATCGAGCTGGTACCCGCCCGCGAGCACCGTCCCGGGATGCTCGTCCTCGAGGTTCAGGGCGACTCCATGACCGAGCCGGGCGGCGGCGGCATCCGGCCCGGCGACCGCATCTACGTAGACCCCGGTGACCTTGACCTGCGCGAGGGCCGGGTCTACGTGTTGCACGTGCCCGGCCTGGGGCTGACGGTCAAGCGGCTGCGGCGCTACGGCGAACATCTCTGGCTGACCAGTGACAATCCGGACCATCCCCCGGTTCGCCCTGAGGAAGCCACCCTGGTCGGGCGGGTGTACTACCACCAGCCGCGTGGAACCCGGCTGTGA
- the rpsO gene encoding 30S ribosomal protein S15 gives MINKQQTIQTYAQSANDTGSTRVQIALLTERINNLSRHLTENKKDKHGQRGLQLLNGQRRRLLKYLERTNYDEYIALTDQLGIRRGQRIVR, from the coding sequence GTGATCAACAAACAACAGACCATTCAGACCTACGCCCAGAGTGCCAACGACACGGGCAGCACGCGCGTTCAGATTGCCCTGCTGACGGAGCGCATCAACAACCTCTCGCGTCACCTCACCGAGAACAAAAAGGACAAGCACGGCCAGCGCGGTCTTCAGCTTCTGAACGGCCAGCGCCGCCGCCTGCTGAAGTACCTGGAGCGCACCAACTACGACGAGTACATCGCCCTGACCGACCAGCTCGGCATTCGCCGCGGTCAGCGTATCGTTCGCTGA
- the rpoZ gene encoding DNA-directed RNA polymerase subunit omega, translating into MAEKDIDKLLSLTDSKYRLSVVTAKRALQLRAGAPSVLPHEQRVRTRNLVTQAMRELATGKLTIGTNLLDEERFHQDYVRQKQAQLQAQLNAERERERD; encoded by the coding sequence ATGGCCGAAAAGGACATTGACAAGTTGCTTTCCCTGACCGACAGCAAGTACCGCCTCTCGGTGGTGACCGCGAAACGCGCCCTGCAACTGCGGGCGGGTGCGCCCAGCGTCCTGCCCCACGAGCAGCGGGTACGCACCCGCAATCTCGTCACCCAGGCGATGCGCGAACTGGCGACCGGCAAACTCACCATCGGCACCAACCTCCTCGATGAGGAGCGCTTCCATCAGGATTACGTCCGGCAGAAGCAGGCGCAGCTTCAGGCACAGCTCAACGCCGAGCGCGAACGCGAACGCGACTGA
- a CDS encoding sodium:proton antiporter: MLSAFAVLLCVTAALAYLNERFLHFPTTVGVTLAGALASLLLIGLDALGVPGLRGWAASLLETLDFTSFVLNGILSLLLFAGALGLNAGQMLRQRVSILTLAVLSTLISTFLIGFAAYFVFALVGLNVPLMWALLFGALISPTDPVAVLDLLKRARVPAQIETLIAGESLFNDGVGVVIFLVLAGIAGIGGTHTEAGVGAALALFAREALGGMLFGALLGSVGYATLRSIEQHAVEVLLTLALVVGGYAAAAALGVSGPLAMVVAGLCLSAVKDRAFGRETREHIEGFWETVDQVLNILLFAFIGLDVLLTETTGPQILASLLLIVVALAARWISVALPFLLVRAREGYGPYTVRLLTWGGLRGGIAISLALGLPDSPWRTHLVTATYAVVLFTIAVQGLTIMPLVRRASAVSE, from the coding sequence ATGCTGAGCGCCTTTGCCGTGCTGCTGTGCGTTACCGCCGCGCTGGCCTACCTGAACGAGCGTTTCCTGCACTTCCCCACGACGGTCGGGGTGACGCTGGCAGGTGCCCTGGCCAGTCTCCTTCTCATCGGGCTCGACGCCCTGGGCGTGCCGGGCCTGCGCGGCTGGGCGGCCAGTCTGCTGGAGACGCTGGACTTCACCAGCTTCGTACTCAACGGCATCCTGAGCCTGCTGCTGTTCGCGGGAGCCCTTGGCCTGAACGCCGGGCAGATGCTGCGCCAGCGGGTGAGCATCCTGACGCTGGCGGTGCTGAGTACCCTCATCAGCACTTTTTTGATCGGCTTCGCAGCGTACTTCGTGTTCGCGCTGGTGGGCCTGAACGTGCCGCTGATGTGGGCGCTGCTGTTTGGCGCCCTGATCAGCCCCACGGACCCGGTGGCCGTGCTCGACCTTCTCAAGCGTGCACGCGTTCCCGCACAGATCGAGACCCTGATTGCGGGCGAGAGCCTCTTTAATGACGGCGTGGGCGTGGTGATCTTCCTGGTGCTCGCCGGGATCGCGGGCATCGGCGGCACCCACACGGAAGCCGGTGTGGGCGCGGCCCTGGCCCTGTTCGCGCGGGAGGCTCTGGGAGGAATGCTGTTCGGGGCGCTGCTGGGAAGCGTAGGGTACGCGACGCTGCGCTCTATTGAGCAGCACGCCGTGGAGGTGCTGCTCACGCTGGCGCTGGTGGTGGGCGGGTACGCCGCTGCCGCCGCGCTCGGCGTGAGCGGTCCGCTCGCGATGGTCGTCGCCGGGCTCTGCCTCTCGGCGGTCAAGGACCGGGCCTTTGGCCGCGAGACACGCGAGCACATCGAGGGCTTCTGGGAGACGGTCGACCAGGTGCTGAATATCCTGCTGTTTGCCTTTATCGGTCTGGACGTGCTGCTCACCGAGACGACCGGGCCGCAGATTCTCGCCAGCCTGCTCCTGATCGTCGTCGCGCTCGCCGCCCGCTGGATCAGCGTGGCGCTGCCCTTCCTGCTGGTGCGCGCCCGTGAAGGCTACGGCCCGTACACCGTGCGCCTCCTCACCTGGGGGGGCCTGCGCGGCGGCATCGCGATCAGCCTCGCACTCGGGCTGCCGGACAGCCCCTGGCGCACCCATCTGGTCACCGCCACCTATGCGGTCGTGCTGTTTACCATCGCTGTACAGGGGCTGACCATCATGCCGCTGGTGCGCCGAGCAAGCGCGGTCAGTGAATAG